The sequence TATTATCTACCCAGGAGATTCGAGTTTCAAGTTCAGTTGGTGGTTGTGTTAGATTTCATTACTATGCCCAAAGGAAGATTCTCATAGTTACTAGCATGGCTGTTCCTTTCTCTTTACAGGCTCTTCAACATAAACTTTTTTACTGTCATAGATTGCAGAGTCCCGTATCTCAAGCAAAAGAAACTCAGAGTCTAAATATGCTGCTGTGGGTAGAGTACTTGAGCAGGAAAGTCAAGTTGTTTTTAACTGGGTGGTGGAGTAATATGTTCTGTGAAGCTGGGATTTGTACTCAGATTACTGCAAACTTTGTTGCCAAGCTCATTTGCGCTCTGTGGGAAAGGATTAATCAGTTTGAAGCTACTAATGGCTCTGCACCTATATCATCTTTCCAGCAACTTTCTACTCCCATATTTCTGATAATGCCCACATGTGCCATGAAGCTGTTTACTACATGTGCCATGAAGCTGTTTACTGAGCTAAAGGTTGATTTTGGGCTTACAACCAAGTTTGTTCCTACTGGTCTGTTCTGGGCAAACAAGCTGTTTGGTATATTAGTTGGGAGTGTAATGGGGAGGTTGATTAGTGGTGCTGATGATATTCCCTGGATTGCTCATGTTTTTTCTACTGCTCAAAAGGACTGCTTTGGTACATTTTTGAAGGTTAGTATGGGAGTAAATGGGCATGGACAGTTCCACATTATTCTGATGCTTTTAACAAGTTTATTCACACTTCTCCTACTGATTTTGTCACCTCTGGTAGTACAAGCATCTGGGAATTTTGTGTTGGTTTTTTGTCATACTAGCTTGTCATGTTTGGTATGTCCACCAAGTGGCTATCTCCAGCTTGAGCTCTATGGAAGAAAGCAGGTAGTACAACTCTTATACACTGTGATGCACACTCTAGCTGTGTCAAAGTCAATGGCTTGTGCAAGTAAGGTTCTGTGGTGGACAATGAAATGGACATCCAAGGTGCTGGTTAGATTTAACTTTCAGATTCTGGAGCAGTTGTGATCACAGGGGAAATTGCAACTACAAGCTAAAGCAACTCGTACCAACTTGTGATGGTCAGCTCAATAGTGTACTTGTGTGCATTCCAGGTCAGGTTGAGGTTCTTTGTACGAAGCTAAAGGTTAAAAATGGGCTACAGCCAAATATGTTGCTTGTCACTTTCCGGAATCTAATGGAATGGAGATGAAGCTACAACATTCCATTGTACACAGGGTCACGACTAAAGTTCCATTGGAAGCTGTAGTACTAGACTCCAAACATCTGCAGGCATGTATAGATAAGATAACGGAGATGGCTGTGTTTCAGGAGAAAACGGTACTAGAAGCTACACGCAGTATTCAAGTGGTTAACACAGTAACGATGAGACTTCTTACAGCTGCCAACCTTATTTCAAGATTTGCAACCAGTGACTTCAAGCAGTTGAAGACCTTTCCTACTGATACAAGTAAGCAGCCCGAGTTGACGTGTACTTGGCAGAATGGGTTCTCACTGGAGAATGGAGATGCTAGAAGGGATTCTTGTCAGCATAATTTCTCATCCTATCATCACACTCGAAGACAGCTTGCTTGTAATTCCCATTTGTGCTCACAATATAGAGGGTAAAATAAATTTAAACATTGCAACGGGAGCAAGCATCTACATTCTGGTCCGTTCCAAGAATTGGTACAACACGATCTAACTCTTGTCTTTTTTCGTGCAACTGCTGGAGCACAAACGTGCACAAACCAACTCCTCTTGTCTTGTGGATATATAACTAGTCCGTCTCGATGACTGCTACAGTAGTGAAAGGCGACAGAACTAGTCCATCTCGTGAACCACCTCCGGCGGAGTTTAGTACACCCATAAATTAAGCAGATTCAGCAATTGTCGGTGAATAAAAAGATTGACGGTGAATAAAAAGTTCGGTTGGAATATTTTAACATTTTTATAAGTATTTTTAAAACGCCAGAATGGAGATTATAATTTCTATGTGTGTAATAATATTAAGTAGAATTTGATTATATTGCCTCCATTGCTGAATTTATCAAGAAAAATTGgaaattgttttttttattttttatgagaaAGATACCCAAATTGATCTATTGTGATCGATTTATAATGGATGATTTGTTGAACTTTTAACTGTTAGTTTGTTTGTTTGATAgtagttgattgatattgatcatCAAGTTGATAGTTTATCTAAAATTGCGTCTCAATTTTCATGAAAAATGGAAAACTTATTTCTATTTCCTGAGACAGTTTTCGTGACGGACATATAACAAAGAAGTCATCGTATAGAAGGTCTCCTTGACAGTCGGCCAATTATTCTGTCGTTTTACATAAATAAATCCTAAGCAAATTTAAGGTCTAaagcttttgtttttgtttattcaAAATTCTGAACATGGGAATGGGGAAATTAATAATGGACTTCACCCGAAATTAATAATGGACTTCACCCGACTGGCAAGAAATATTTAGTGAagaaaaacatcaaaagttttggtGCAAACCTTTCGGAAGCAAAATTTTTTGAGTTCAAGATGTCCAATTTCAAAGAAATCAGagccttttatttttttttaaacttctcATATAACAAAAAGGGAAAATTACACGAGGCATTTAGTTCTATTGGTCGGCCTTATTTCATTCGAAGGAGTTGAAAATATAATACGAGACATTGTTCCCCTTAAATGTCGAGTAATTTGGGAATTGTGCACTCTAGCGACCCAAACCTTCTGAATAACGAAAACTCCCCAAATCTTGGCAGACCGTTGGATTTAATGGAGGAGGATTTTTCAACAATAACCcaaattcttaaaattctcatcTTGTTTCTTTTATACCATCTAAAAAGAACCAATACCCAGTTTCTTTTTTGGATGCAGCTGTAGGAGCTTTCTCTGCTTCACATATTTGGACGGAATCATACTTTCTAAATATTCCCAATGGTGATCTTGATAAATTTGATTTGGAATTTGTTGATGACGAAGATGCTGAAGAGATATCCATTCCAGTTGTTCTTGATCATGAAACTAGACAGAGAATTAGTCAACCATGGACCAAGTATATCATCGTCAGAGTAATGGGAAAAACAATCGCTTACTGGTATATGCAGGATCGCATACTCCAGATGTGGAAACCCATCGATAAAATTCAAATCTTGGATCTTGGTAAGGATTTTTTTCTGTTTAAATATACTAATTTTCAATATCTCAAGACTGCCCTATTTAGTGAACCTTGGTT is a genomic window of Papaver somniferum cultivar HN1 unplaced genomic scaffold, ASM357369v1 unplaced-scaffold_137, whole genome shotgun sequence containing:
- the LOC113334901 gene encoding uncharacterized protein LOC113334901, whose product is MQATVLSTQEIRVSSSVGGCVRFHYYAQRKILIVTSMAVPFSLQALQHKLFYCHRLQSPVSQAKETQSLNMLLWVEYLSRKVKLFLTGWWSNMFCEAGICTQITANFVAKLICALWERINQFEATNGSAPISSFQQLSTPIFLIMPTCAMKLFTTCAMKLFTELKVDFGLTTKFVPTGLFWANKLFGILVGSVMGRLISGADDIPWIAHVFSTAQKDCFGTFLKVSMGVNGHGQFHIILMLLTSLFTLLLLILSPLVVQASGNFVLVFCHTSLSCLVCPPSGYLQLELYGRKQVVQLLYTVMHTLAVSKSMACASKVLWWTMKWTSKVLVRFNFQILEQL